A region of Elusimicrobiota bacterium DNA encodes the following proteins:
- a CDS encoding tryptophan synthase subunit alpha produces the protein MNRIDELFVNLKARRRKALIAYLTGGYPSWPLFERAVRDLVESGVDLIEIGIPFSDPIADGPTIQASSQKALESGVTPGAILEWVHRFRRKNSTPLVLMTYMNPVHRIGASSFARRAAAAGVDGVIVPDLIIEEGAILERELERVGLHLIYLAAPTTPPRRRGLIARRSRGFLYAVSLAGVTGARRALPRSLGAFLADLHRRSPVPVAVGFGISTPAQARQAAKRADGVIVGSAFIQRLKNRERLAPFARSLRRALDAD, from the coding sequence ATGAACCGCATTGACGAACTCTTTGTAAACCTAAAAGCCCGCCGTCGAAAGGCTTTGATCGCCTATTTGACGGGAGGCTACCCCTCTTGGCCCCTCTTTGAGCGGGCGGTAAGGGACTTGGTGGAGTCGGGAGTGGACCTGATCGAAATCGGGATCCCCTTTTCCGACCCCATCGCCGACGGGCCGACCATTCAGGCGTCTTCCCAGAAGGCGTTGGAATCGGGGGTGACGCCGGGGGCCATCCTGGAATGGGTCCATCGCTTTCGCCGGAAAAATTCCACGCCCTTGGTTCTCATGACCTACATGAACCCGGTTCATCGGATCGGCGCGTCATCCTTTGCCCGTCGGGCGGCGGCCGCGGGAGTGGACGGGGTTATTGTTCCCGACCTGATTATTGAAGAGGGGGCGATATTGGAACGCGAGTTGGAGCGGGTGGGCCTCCACCTCATTTATTTGGCGGCTCCCACCACGCCGCCCCGGCGCCGGGGACTGATCGCGCGGCGGTCCCGAGGGTTCCTTTACGCGGTGTCGCTGGCAGGGGTGACGGGGGCGCGCCGCGCCTTGCCCCGGAGTTTAGGCGCATTTTTGGCCGATCTCCATCGACGTTCGCCGGTTCCCGTGGCGGTGGGGTTTGGGATTTCGACCCCGGCTCAGGCTCGACAGGCCGCGAAGCGGGCCGACGGGGTTATTGTTGGATCCGCGTTCATTCAGCGCTTGAAAAACCGGGAGCGTTTGGCTCCTTTTGCGCGCTCGCTTCGACGGGCGCTGGACGCCGACTAA
- a CDS encoding acetyl-CoA carboxylase carboxyltransferase subunit beta — MAVDESGQKKRVPHGLWTKCPKCEQIIYNKELEKNLKVCPKCRYNLRASARERIDQLFDEGTFVEFAENLTAADPLGFHDSGSYVDRVKESRKKTGEREAVIAGAGKIEGTPVVAAVLEFGFMGGSMGSVVGEKVTLAIERGIAEELPVLVVSSSGGARMQEGILSLFQMAKTSAALGRLEKARLPFISLVADPTTGGVTASFAMLGDVIVAEPKALVAFAGPRVIEQTIRQTLPQGFQQSEFLLKHGMVDMVVDRPLLKQRLAALFAFFMAARKNAV; from the coding sequence ATGGCAGTGGACGAGTCCGGACAAAAAAAGCGGGTGCCCCACGGGCTTTGGACCAAGTGTCCGAAGTGCGAGCAGATCATTTACAACAAGGAACTGGAAAAAAATCTCAAGGTTTGCCCCAAATGCCGTTATAACCTCCGCGCTTCCGCGCGGGAACGGATCGACCAGCTTTTCGATGAAGGGACGTTTGTCGAATTCGCGGAAAACTTGACCGCCGCCGATCCGTTGGGTTTCCACGATTCGGGCTCCTACGTCGATCGGGTGAAGGAGAGCCGCAAGAAAACCGGGGAACGGGAGGCCGTGATCGCCGGCGCGGGGAAAATCGAGGGAACGCCGGTCGTCGCGGCGGTGTTGGAATTTGGGTTCATGGGCGGAAGCATGGGGAGCGTGGTGGGGGAGAAAGTGACGCTGGCCATCGAGCGCGGTATCGCCGAGGAGCTCCCGGTTCTCGTGGTTTCCTCTTCCGGGGGCGCCCGCATGCAGGAGGGGATCCTGTCCCTCTTTCAAATGGCGAAAACGAGCGCGGCCCTGGGCCGGTTGGAGAAGGCGCGGCTCCCCTTCATCTCTCTCGTTGCCGATCCCACCACGGGAGGCGTCACGGCCAGTTTCGCCATGCTGGGCGACGTCATCGTGGCGGAACCCAAGGCGCTGGTGGCTTTCGCCGGTCCCCGGGTGATCGAGCAAACCATCCGCCAAACCCTGCCCCAGGGGTTTCAACAGTCGGAATTTCTCCTGAAACACGGTATGGTGGACATGGTGGTGGACCGGCCCCTCCTGAAACAACGCCTTGCCGCCCTCTTCGCCTTTTTCATGGCCGCCCGAAAAAACGCGGTCTGA